DNA from Corynebacterium aurimucosum ATCC 700975:
TAGGTGGAAATGCGCTCGCGGCGGACTTCCTTAATCTCCTTGAGCAGCTCTAGATCCACGCCGTTCGGGGTGGTGATGTAGCCGGAGGAGTCAGACATCGCTACGACGGTTCCGCCGAGCTGTTGCACCTTTTCGGCGGCGTAGATGGCGACGTTGCCGGAGCCGGAGACAATCACCTTGGCGCCGTCGAAAGACTCACCGTGGGTCTTCATCATTTCCGAAGTCAGATACACCAGGCCGTAGCCGGTAGCCTCGGTACGCACGAGGGAGCCGCCCCAGCTCAGCCCCTTGCCGGTAAGAACGCCAGACTCGTGCTTGTTTTCCAGGCGGCGGTACTGGCCAAACAGGAAACCGATCTCGCGGCCGCCCACGCCGATATCGCCGGCCGGGACGTCGCGGTACTCGCCGATGTGGTTGTGCAACTCCGTCATGAAGGATTGACAGAAACGCATGACCTCGGCATCTGACTTACCCTTCGGGTCGAAATCAGAACCGCCCTTGCCGCCACCGATAGGCAAGCCGGTCAGCGAGTTCTTAAAAATCTGCTCGAAGCCGAGGAACTTGATGATGCCCAGGTTCACGCTCGGGTGGAAACGCAGGCCACCCTTGTAGGGGCCGAGCGCGGAGTTGAATTGCACACGGAAACCGCGGTTGACCTGGATCTGGCCGCCGTCATCCACCCACGGGACGCGGAAGATGAGCTGACGCTCGGGCTCACACAGCCGCTCGACCAGGCCGTAATCAGCGTAGTGAGGGTCCTTATTGAGGACGATCTTCAGTGAGTCGAGTACCTCAGCGAGCGCCTGGTGGAATTCCGGTTCACCCGCATTACGCTTGAGAAGCTTGCTGTAGTAATCGGAGATTTGCTGGTCGATGGACATGGCAATCCTTTCATTGGGCACCGTTCCTCGCGGTCGGTGCGTCATCCATTGAACAACCGATAGTTTTCTATCAATCGACCTAAATTGCAAGACGGACGTACTGGCGAGCGCTTTAAAGGCTGGTCAGGGTGCGAAAATTTTTTCTCACATCTCTGCCATATACTCATGGGCATGCGCATTCTTGTTGCCCCCGATTCCTTTAAAGGCACCGCCACCGCAGCCGAAGCTGCCGCCGCCATTGCATTGGGCGCGCGGCGTGCTCTCAGCTCCTCGCCCCACGCCGACACGGCGAAGGTAACGACCCTGCCTATGGCCGATGGCGGCGAAGGCACCGCGGAGGTGCTCGCCAGCGCCGCTGTTCATCGCCATGGCACGGCGGGGCAGACCATTACGCTGCCTACCACCGATGCCATCGGGCGCTTGACCGAGGCCAGCTACCAGCTCGTTGGTGACACAGCCTTCATCGACGTTGCCGCTGCCACCGGCCTTCCTGCCGTTTCCGACGCCCTCGATCCACTCCATGCGGATTCCTATGGAACTGGCGTGCTGGTGGCCGACGCCGAATCGCGCGGCGCCAAACACATCGTTCTCGGCCTCGGCGGCAGCGCCAGCATCGACGGCGGTCTCGGCATCCTCGCTGCACTCGGAGCCGCCGCCCACGATGCCCGCGGATACGCCCTGCCCAAGGGCGGTGCACCTTTGGTCAACCTCGACCACATCGACACCGCGCAACTCAACATGAAAGCGGCCATGCTGGACTACACCTTGGTCACCGATACTCGCGCCGTGCCCGTCCAAGCCGCGACGATGTACGGCCCACAAAAAGGTGCTGAGGGCGAACAAGTAGCGCTACTGGCGGGCGCGATGCTGCGACTCTGCGAAGTCACGGAGACCGACCCGCAGGCGGAATTCTTCGGTGCCGCGGGCGGCATTCCCATCGCCCTGAGCTGGCTTTCGCGCACGCTGTGGGGCACCTCGGAGCACTGCCACATCGTGCCGGGCGGCCAGTATGTAGCCGAAGCACTCGACCTGCCCGCGCGTATCGCCGAGGCGGATCTCGTCCTTACCGGAGAAGGGCGCTTCGACGAACAATCGCTTACCGGAAAGGTGGTGGGCACACTGGCGGACATGACTAGCCCGCCAACCCTGGGCATCATCGCCGGCTCCTCAACCGCACCGGCGCCGCAGGGCACACTGCTAGAAGAACTCGACGGGAAGGAAGAGGGGGACGTCGCCCAGCACTTAAGCAATGCGGCCGAACGCCTCGTCCGCACCGTTCTGCAGAACTAAAGCTCTCTGAGGGCTCTAGCTCTCAGCAGAACTACGGGGTTACCTGCACCGCCCACGGGAAAATTGCCGGACGTTCGTGGGCGAGCTCATCCTCCAGCAACACGTGGTCCTTCGGCAGAACCGAATGGGGTGTCAACAAGCGCGCGAGGACCATGGTCAGTTGATTGACGGAGCCCTTCACACCATCGACATCGATGGCATAGCGGTAGACATTGGCGTCCTCTAAATCACGCTCTTCATGCTCATCGCGGTAGGTCTGGCGCAGCTGTTCTTCCAGCCCCTCCGGGAGGTCAGGATCGGGCACACGGGTAACCTCAGCAGAAGCTAAGGAGCCGTTATCCACCAGCTTGTGGGTAGCAGCGTTAAAGATTTCGGCCACGCGCTCGGCTTGAGCATCCGGCACCAGAACATCAAAGTGAATCAATGGCATGTAGGTAACCCTACCCAAACTTGAAGGACAGTAACTATGGCAGATCCCACACTTTCTCGGCTGAGCTCGCTCCTCCTCGAAGATTCCGTCGATCTCAGCTGGCAGCGCGCCTTCTACGAAGACATGCACGCCCACCCAGAGCTGTCCCACCAAGAGGAACGCACCGCCGGGCGGATTCTGGAGCAACTATCTAAGTACGATTGCGAGCTCGTCACCGGAATCGGCGGCCACGGCATCGTCGCTATCTTCCGCAATGGGGACGGCCCAACCGCACTGATGCGGGCGGATTTTGATGCCCTCCCCGTGGCCGAGGAAACCGGCGTCCCCTTCGCCGCCACCAATGGCGCGATGCATGCCTGCGGGCACGATATACACACCACGGCATTGCTCGGCGCGTGCGCGATTCTCGATGCCCACCGCGACGCCTGGCACGGCACCTTCCTAGCACTGTTCCAACCCGCGGAGGAATCATCCATGGGTGCCAAATACATGATTGCGGACGGGCTCACCCAGCGCGTTCCCACACCCGATGTCTGCTTTGGTCAACACGTCATGCCGGGCCCCGCCGGCCAGGTGCAGTCCACCGCCGGCCCCATCCTGGCCGGCTGCGATTCCCTTCGCATCCGCATCACGGGGCGCTCCGCGCACGCCTCCATGCCGCACGAGGCCATCGATCCTTCCTACGTGGCTGCCATGGTGGTCACCCGCCTGCAGGCCATCGTCGGCCGCGAGGTTCCTCCCCATGACTTCTTCGTCATCTCGGTGGGCGAGCTGCATTCGGGCGATAAAAACAACATCATTCCGGGCAGCGCCGAACTCGTGCTTAACACCCGCTATTACAAGCCGGAGTTGGCGGAGCGCGTCTACGCCTCCCTCGAGCGCATGGTGCGCGCCGAGTGCGAAGCCTCGGGATGCCCAGCAGAGCCCACCTTCGAGTACTTCGCCCACGGCGAAGTCACCGATAATGACGCTTCCACGCATGAGACCGTTCGCTCGGCCTTCGACGCGGTCTTTGCCGATCTCTCCGTGAGCGCCACCCCGTCCACCGTCTCCGAGGATTTCTGTTACCTCCCACAAGCCTGGGGCGTGCCTTATAACTTCTGGTTCATCGGCTCCACCCCGGAAAACCTCCTGGACAACCCGCCAGTCAACCACCAATCCATTTTCCTGCCGGATTATGAGCCCACCATGCGCTCGGCCACCCACGCCGGGGCTGCAGCCGTCCTGTCTTTTCTAGGGCGCTAACCTTCCCCGCATAGTCCTTTCGCCGCGTGTGATGATTAACGCATGGCGGCTGGCAGTGCTCTCGCCTGCAGCTGAATGCGGAACTGGTTAAGCTTGGGTATTGGTATTTTTCCGCATTTTTATGCCTAAGGTGAAGGGATTCTCATGAGTCAACCCCAGCACTCCGATTTTCAGACCGCAGTTCCCGGACACGTCCGCGCCGCTGCTGGTGTCTCCCCCTCTGCCGCGACCAACCGCAAGTTCTGGTCCGGCTTGTCTTCTTCAGTAATGGAGCAGATTGCTGACAACTGGGAGGCCACCCGCAACGCCTACTCCGCCGCCCGCCAGCAGCACTACTTCTCTGCTGAGTTCCTCCAGGGGCGCGCCCTGCTCAACAACCTCACCAACGTCGGCCTCGTCGACGAAGCCCGCGCCGCCTCCAAGGCCGCCGGCCACGAGCTCTCCGATGTTCTTGAAGCCGAGCACGATGCCGCGCTAGGCAATGGCGGCCTGGGCCGCCTCGCTGCCTGCTTCCTCGATTCTGCTGTCACCCAGAACTACCCAGTCACGGGCTACGGCCTGCTCTACCGCTACGGCCTCTTCCGTCAGTCCTTCGACAACGGTTTCCAGCGCGAGGAGCCGGATGCCTGGATGGAAAATGGCTACGACTTCATCATTCGCCGTGCCTCCGAGCAGCGCTTGGTCCACTTCGATGACATGGATGTACGTGCTATCCCCTATGACATGCCGATTACCGGCTATGGCACCGACAACGTAGGTACGCTGCGCCTGTGGAAATCCGAACCCATCGATGAATTCGATTACGATGCCTTCAACTCGCAGCGCTTCACCGAGGCCATCGTGGAGCGCGAGCGCGTCATGGACATTTGCCGCGTGCTCTACCCCAACGACACCACCTACGAAGGCAAGGTTCTGCGCGTTCGCCAGCAGTACTTCTTCGTCTCGGCCTCGCTGCAGCAGATGATCGATAACTACATCGAGCACCACGGCGAGGACCTCACCGGCTTCGCCGAGTACAACTGCATCCAGCTCAACGACACCCACCCGGTGCTGGCCATCCCAGAATTGCTCCGCCTGCTTCTCGACGAACACGGGATGAGCTGGGATGAAGCCTGGAAGGTTGTCACCGAGACTTTTGCCTACACCAACCACACGGTGCTGGCTGAGGCTTTGGAGAGCTGGGAAGTATCCATCTTCCAGAAGCTGTTCTGGCGCATCTGGGAGCTGGTGGAAGAGATCGACCGCCGCTTCCGCGAAGACATGGCCCAGCGCGGCCTGGATCAAGGGCGCATCGACTACATGGCCCCGGTATCCGACGGCCACGTCCACATGGCGTGGATCGCCTGCTATGCCGCGTACTCCATCAACGGCGTCGCTGCCCTGCACACCGAAATCATCAAGGCGGACACGCTCTCCGAGTGGCACGAGCTGTGGCCGGAGAAATTCAACAACAAGACCAACGGCGTGACCCCGCGTCGTTGGCTGCGCATGTGCAACCCGCGCCTGTCCGACCTGCTCACTGAGCAGGCTGGTTCTGATGCCTGGGTTACCGATCTGACCGAGCTGGCCAAGCTGGCTCCTTTGGCTGAGGATGAGAAGGTGCTGCGCCAACTCATCAACATCAAGCGCGCCAACAAGCAGGACTTCGCCGCATGGATTGACGCACACCAGGGCGCTACCGTGGACCCGGATTCCATTTTCGATGTCCAGATCAAGCGCCTGCACGAGTACAAGCGCCAGCTGATGAATGCGCTTTACATCCTGGACCTGTACTTCCGCATCAAGGTCGACGGCGAAAACGTTCCGAAGCGCACCTTCATCTTTGGTGCGAAGGCAGCGCCGGGATATGTCCGCGCGAAGGCCATCATCAAGCTCATCAACACCATCGGTGACCTGGTCAATAACGACCCGGCTACCAAGGACCTGCTCAACGTGGTCTTTGTTGAGAACTACAACGTCTCCCCTGCTGAGCACATCATTCCGGCTGCTGATGTCTCCGAGCAGATCTCCGTGGCGGGCAAGGAAGCCTCCGGTACCTCCAACATGAAGTTCATGATGAACGGTGCCCTGACCTTGGGCACGATGGACGGGGCCAACGTAGAGATCGTCGAGGCAGTGGGCGAAGACAACGCCTACATCTTCGGCGCCCGCAACGAAGACATCCCGCAGCTGCGCGCCGAGTACAACCCGGGCGAGCTCTACAACACGGTTCCGGGCCTGGCGCGTGTCCTCGATGCCTTCACCGATGGCACGCTGGGTTCGGAGAATGCAGGCATGTTCGGTGATCTGCGCTCCTCGCTGCTCGATGGCTTCGGCGAAAATGCGCAGGACACCTACTACGTTCTCGGGGACTTCGCCGACTACCGCGAGACCCGTGACCGCATGGCGGCCGACTATGACGCCGACGAGCTGGCATGGGCCAAGAAGGCCTGGCTCAACATCTGCTACTCCGGGCGCTTCTCCTCTGACCGCACTATCGCTGACTATGCCAACGAGGTGTGGAAGCTAACCCCGACCCCCATTTCCCACGTCTAGACAGACAGGGGTTAATAGACGCACTAGTGCCTATTAGCCCCTAGACGGGCTTTCCCACAGACAAAGCGCCGCCTCACCCACGGTTGCTTCCTTACCCACTAAGTGGGAAGGAGGAACGGTGGTGAGGCGGCGCTGCCTGTCTGCGACGGTATTACTTGTCGCGCAGAGTCTGGCCCAGCTCGTGGACCTGAATCATATTGGTGTTACCAGAGATTCCGGGAGGGGTACCAGCGATGACGACGATCATGTCGCCTTCCTTGTACTTATCCATTCCCAGCAGAGCCTCATCAATGGCGGCCATCATGTCATCGGTGGACTCGACCGAATCACTCAAGAAGGTCTCTGCACCCCAGGTCAACGCCAGCTGCGAGCGCACCGCCGGGTGCGGGGTGAAGGCAAGGAGTGGCAGCGCGGAGTGCAAACGAGCCACGCGCTTCGCGGTATCACCAGAGGTGGTGAAGGCGACGATGGCTTTCGCATTCAGGCGCTCAGCGATATCGCGTGCGGAGTAGGACACAACACCGCGCTTGGTGCGCGGCACGTGCGACAGCGGAGGAACCTGGCCTCCCTGCTCAGCGTTCGTCACGATGCGGGACATCGTGCGCACAACATTCTGCGGGTCGATGCCGACGGAGGTCTCACCGGAGAGCATGACGGCATCGGCACCATCGAGCACTGCGTTAGCCACGTCGGAGGCCTCCGCGCGAGTCGGGCGCAGGTTGGAGATCATGGAATCAAGCATCTGCGTTGCCACGATGACCGGCTTGGCATTCTCACGCGCGATCTGGATAGCGCGCTTCTGGAACAGCGGAACCTGCTCCAGCGGTACCTCGACGCCGAGATCACCGCGCGCAATCATGATGGCATCAAAAGCCAAGACGATGGATTCGAGGGCATCGACTGCCTCCGGCTTCTCGAGCTTCGCGATGACCGGGACGCGGCGGCCTTCCTCATCCATGATTTCGTGGACCTTGTCCACGTCCGCAGGGGAACGAACGAAGGATAGGGCAACCATGTCCACGCCGAGCTTCAATGCGAAGCGAAGGTCAGCGATGTCCTTCTCCGACAACGCCGGCACAGAGATGTCCATGCCCGGCAAGGACACGCCCTTGTTGTTGGAGACCGGTCCGCCCTCGGTGACCTCACAAACAACGTCATTGCCGTCGACTTCCTTGCAGACGACGGCGACCTTGCCGTCGTCGATCAGCAGGCGGTCACCCGGCTTCGCATCCTTCGCCAGGTTCTTGTAGGTGGTGGACACGCGGTCGTGCGTGCCTTCGACGTCTTCGACGGTGATGCGGACGATTTCGCCGTCCTTCCACATCTCTTCACCGTTGACGAAGCGACCCAGACGGATCTTCGGCCCCTGAAGGTCCGCCAGGACGCCGACTGCGTGGCCGGTCTCATCGGTAGCCTCACGGACCCAGCGGTAGTTCGCCTCGTGGTCCGCATGCTCGCCGTGGGACATGTTCAGACGCGCCACGTTCATGCCTGCTTCAACGAGGCCAAGGATTCCTTCCTTGCTTGCTACAGCAGGACCCAACGTACAAACAATTTTGGTTCTTCTATCCAACATGGAGTGCCTTATTCACATCGGGAGTTTCTAACGGTTCCCAAACTACCCCGCTTTGCTGGTCTCGGCCACCACGAATGAAGCTCACACCATGTTTTGGCCCTTGAATCAGGCTTCCCCGGCGACTGTTGCAGCCCGTTCCAATTCGGCAACAACCGGGAATAACCGGGCACATCTGGGCATTTTGTGTCCTTGCGCCCGAAACTCGAGACTCTCGGTCAAGGCGTCTTAAAACCCTGTGTGATCCCGGCTACTTCCCGAAATCTCAGCGCCTAAATCTGTCGCTAGGCGCTGCGGCTGTCACCTTTGTGAGTCAGCGGTTCCGACGCTGTCACCGGCGTCGGTGCTACGGGCCGGGTCCACCTCTTCTGGCGTTTCCTGGCCTCGCGGCAACCGGATGTACACGATGAGCGCTACGACAAAGCAGACCACCGATACGATGACGTTGACACGCAGACCAAAGATGAGCGTGGCATCGTCAGCACGCATGTTTTCTACAACGAAGCGCCCCGCTGTGTATCCGGCGACGTACAGCGCAAACACACGACCATGACCGAGCTTGAATGCCTTGTGGGCCCACAGCAAGAACACGCACACCGCCACGTTCCACAGCAGCTCATAGAGGAATGTCGGATGCACCGAGGCGATTACTTCCCCGGTCGAGCGGCCACTAATCGGCGCGTATTCACCGCTTTCATTCACGCGATAATAAATGTCGAGAGCCCACGGGACGGTGGTCTCACGACCATAGAGTTCCTGGTTGAACCAATTGCCTAGGCGGCCGATAGCCTGCGCCAAAATGAGTCCAGGCGCGACGGCATCCGCAAACGGCCCCAAAGGGATGCCCTTAACTTTGAACATGAGCCACACGGCGACCGCCCCCAGGGCCACCGCACCCCAAATACCCAGTCCGCCGTTGGTGATTTTCAGTGCGTCGAGAGGATCACACGTGGAACAGAAATACTTATCATTATCCGTAATCACGTGATAGAGGCGGCCGCCAATGATGCCGGCCGGGATCACCACCAAGGCAGCATCCCAGACCACATCCGGGTTTCCACCCCGGGCGGTATAGCGGCGCAAAGTCATCCACAGCGCGACGAGGATGCCGACGATAATGCACATGGCATACGCACGAATAGGGACTGGACCGAGATGCCACACGCCTTGTGGCGGAGAGGGAATGTTGGCGAGGTAGTAAATCTGCACGGGAAATAGTGTGCCTGAAAAAGACGGCCACTACAACGCGCTTAGCTTCTGCGCGAAGGGCACGCCGGATGCTGGCCGGCGGCCACTAAGGAGCGGGCCAAAGCCATCGGGTCCTGGGCCGCCATGATGGACTCACCAACAAGGATGGCATCGGCTCCCTGCGAGGCATAGGACAGCACGTTACGCGGACTATTAACGCCGCCCACCGCAATACGTGTGATGCTCTCAGGAAGACCCGGTGAAATAGTAGAAAAGGCCTCCCGATTAAGTGCATCGGAGGCCAAAGACCACGCATTGATCGCCACGACAGTACCCCCTGCTTTGATAACGCGATCCACCTCAGCGCACGTGCGCACTTCCAGGATGGCTGTCATCCCGAGGGACTCTACGCGGTCGAGGAGCGACTCGAGGCGAGCTTGATCAAGTAACTCCACCTGCAAGGGAATCGCATCTGCCCCATAACACCGCGCTTCATGAATCTGATAGGGATCAACAATGGTGTCGCGGCACAGCATAGGAATGTCGATCGCAGCGCGGGCAACACGCATGTCCTCCAGGGAGCCATGAAAGCGGCGCCTGTCTGTCTGGCAGGCCATGACATGCACGCCTGCTTCCTCCAGCTTTCGTGCCAGGGTCGCGACGGAGTGCGGCCCGTCTAGGTGGACGATTTCTCCCCCATAAGGCACGGCGCGCTTGATTTCGGTGATGATAGAACACCCCGAGCGCAGTAAGGCCTGGGCGGCATCGCGCGGTGCGTCCATGTCTCGAGACCGCGCTTTAACTTCCTTGAAGGGGACGCGTGCCTCCCGTGCGGCTACATCAGCTAGTACGCCGGCCACAAGGTGATCGACGGCAATCGGGGTAGGCATGGAGCACCTCCCTTCCCCGAAGGAAACTCAAAGAAAGAAACAGGGGCGTTTGAGATCACACTTAGGCTAGCGCGCCCTTGCCTCTAACAAGAAATCCGGGGCACCCGATTCGGTGATAGAACCACTCTCTGAAGCAGGAAATGCAGCCACGGCTCACGTGGCTGCCATGCCTAGGTAGAGCGGGGATCGGTGGGGTCAATATCGGCGTCCAAGGCATCCCACATCACGCGGCCGGAGTCCTGGGAGGTTTCGAGATCTTCCTGCAGGCGTTCCTGGCGCACAGCCGGGGTTTCATATTTTGCAGAGCGGGGCTTATCGCCCCCCGGATTGCTCGCCACCATGACCGCGCCGAAGAGGGCCAGTGCCGCACCGACGATAGCGAGCACAGGGCCAGCGGTCGATGCATCAGCAGTGAGAACAGTGGCCCAATCCGAAATGGTTGCAGAATCCACGGAGGTATCGTTCGTTCCTCCCTGCAGTAACTCTTGAGCACGCTCCGCCTCGGCGCCGGCAGTCAACAGCGCAACCGGGCGCCATCCGGCAGCCGCTGCGGCGAGTGCGGTGAGGACAGAGACAATTCGACGACCCGCGCGTCGCAGCGCAAAGGCTGCCACACCGCCAGCGAGCACCACGACGCTGAGTGCAATGAGTTCGAGGGACCACAAGGAACCAGATAGTTCCGCAACACTCGAGCCGGCCTTATCGTCTTCGACCGCCGCCGTCACCCACGTCATGCGGGAAGACAGCCACAACAGGATGGCGCCAGCGAACATCAGCACGGGTCCGATGCGTTTAGCTCCACTGCGCTTTGTTTCAGTGCGCTTAGCCATTGTTCTCCTCTCTGAAGAGATTGCGTGCATCGAAGCACGTCCGGTCCCCGGTATGGCACGCGCCGCCGTGCTGACGCACGGTAAGCAAGACGGTGTCTCCATCGCAGTCTAAGCGCGCACCCACCACCTCTTGGGTATTGCCGGACGTCAGACCTTTAATCCAATACTCGCGGCGCGAGCGTGAATAATACGTTCCACGACGCGTCGCCAGTGTATAGGCCAAGGCATGATCATCCATCCACGCCAGCATAAGCACTTCTCCACGCTCCGATTGCACAATGGCCGGAACCAAGCCCGCCTCGTTGCGCTTAAGCTGCTGAGCAATCTCTTCACTCAGCTCATAGTCCCCTACGGCCTCTGAATCAGTGCTTCCGTGTCCGCTGTTTTCCTTGTGTTCCTTCACTGGCGGACCTCCTTCCCTGCTGCCGCGAGCGCCTCCTTAACCTCAGAGATCTCTACCTCACCGAAGTGGAAGATGCTGGCCGCGAGCACGGCATCTGCCCCAGCATCAACAGCCGGTGGGAAATGCTCGGCCTTACCCGCTCCGCCAGAAGCGATGATCGGCACGGACACTGCCGCACGCACCGCCTCGATCAGTTCGATATCAAAGCCCGCCTTGGTGCCGTCTCCATCCATGGAGTTCAGCAGAATCTCACCAACCCCCAATTCCTCACCGCGCTTGGCCCACTCCACGGCGTCAAGCCCCGCCGAGCGCGTTCCGCCATGCGTGGTGACCTCAAAGCCACTGGGAAAATCTGCTGCGCGGCGAGCATCCACCGAAAGCACAATGCACTGGGAACCAAAGACATCTGCCAGTTCGCGCAGCAACTCCGGGCGCGCGATAGCAGAGGAATTTACCGAGACCTTGTCCGCGCCGGCGCGGAGCAGCTCACGGA
Protein-coding regions in this window:
- the hisF gene encoding imidazole glycerol phosphate synthase subunit HisF, with amino-acid sequence MALAVRVIPCLDVDNGRVVKGVNFENLRDAGDPVELAARYGQVGADELTFLDVSASKDGRGTMLDVVRRTADQVFIPLTVGGGVRSVDDVRELLRAGADKVSVNSSAIARPELLRELADVFGSQCIVLSVDARRAADFPSGFEVTTHGGTRSAGLDAVEWAKRGEELGVGEILLNSMDGDGTKAGFDIELIEAVRAAVSVPIIASGGAGKAEHFPPAVDAGADAVLAASIFHFGEVEISEVKEALAAAGKEVRQ